From Astyanax mexicanus isolate ESR-SI-001 chromosome 16, AstMex3_surface, whole genome shotgun sequence, one genomic window encodes:
- the orc2 gene encoding origin recognition complex subunit 2 produces the protein MSPQKRTAGPGVLEVQFVGDEDVLDHIVEKHEGSRALRSSAQTLVSLKSLRKKTTDSAEGEEEEEEEGVFNKQNYVESLGYGAEAGDENGSATAGASVFTFQTIKRSNKMAQMASEWARTPGKSVTFRTPGSPEEAASPTRASQKVASQNKTPQKGKKVQFVSTTPHRLRKRISAPNLKSDSDSDFSPSNSEDEEDEEEEKGEKAEAQPKTPSKSSGAAAALYKTPAKKSKKAPEPNLVEEYFEAHSSSKVLTSDRTLQKLQTPKLDRETLLRLLDGKPSCYVDEISQLNRKHEKNFSKWMLQLQMGFNILLYGLGSKKFLLEKFRTTMLSDSVHLVVNGFFPSITLKSILNAITGEMLEHDGSFRTPMDQIDFVVKTLKNDPDSHYYVIIHNLDGPMLRGEKNQQALGQLASIPNMHLLASIDHINAPLVWDHSKMSLFNWLWYETTSFLPYTEETSYENSLLVQQTGALALSSLTHVLRSLTPNARGIFRLLAEFQLENKDNPSYTGLSFQDFYQRCREAFLVNSDITLRTQLTEFRDHKLIRTKKGADGVEYLLIPVDAGTLTDFLEKEDVE, from the exons ATGAGTCCACAGAAACGCACTGCAGGTCCTGGAGTTTTGGAAGTCCAATTCGTAGGAGATGAAGATGTGCTAGACCACATTGTCGAGAAACATGAAG GGTCTAGAGCACTCAGAAGTTCTGCACAAACTCTAGTGAGCCTGAAGAGTCTCAGAAAGAAAACGACAGACTCTGCAGaaggggaggaagaggaagaagaggagggagTTTTTAACAAGCAAAACTATGTGGAGTCGCTTGGTTATGGAGCAGAAG CTGGAGATGAGAATGGGTCGGCCACAGCAGGAGCCTCAGTGTTCACCTTCCAGACCATCAAACGCTCCAATAAAATGGCTCAGATGG CTTCAGAGTGGGCACGCACTCCTGGCAAAAGTGTCACATTTCGTACCCCTGGGAGTCCAGAGGAGGCAGCCAGCCCAACCCGGGCAAGCCAGA AAGTTGCCAGTCAAAACAAAACTCCTCAAAAG GGAAAGAAAGTACAGTTTGTCTCCACGACTCCTCACAGACTGAGAAAGAGAATATCAG CTCCCAACCTAAAGTCAGACAGTGACAGTGATTTCTCCCCCTCGAACTCggaggatgaagaggatgaaGAGGAAGAAAAGGGGGAAAAAGCTGAAGCTCAGCCCAAAACCCCCAGCAAGTcatctggagctgctgctgctctttaCAAGACCCCTGCGAAGAAGAGCAAGAAAGCACCAGAG CCCAACCTGGTGGAGGAATATTTTGAAGCCCACAGTAGCTCCAAGGTTCTGACATCAGACCGGACTCTTCAGAAGCTGCAGACTCCTAAACTAGATCGG GAAACTCTGCTCAGATTGTTGGATGGAAAGCCCTCCTGTTATGTGGATGAGATCAGTCAGCTCAACAGAAAACACGAGAAGAATTTCAGCAAGTGGATGCTGCAGTTACA GATGGGGTTTAACATACTACTTTATGGCCTGGGCTCCAAGAAGTTTTTACTAGAGAAGTTCCGCACTACCATGTTGTCAGACTCCGTCCATCTGGTGGTCAATGGCTTTTTTCCAAGCATAACCCTCAAATCG ATTTTGAATGCCATCACTGGGGAGATGCTGGAGCATGATGGGAGCTTTCGTACCCCGATGGACCAAATAGACTTTGTTGTGAAAACGCTTAAAAATG ACCCAGACAGCCACTACTATGTGATCATCCACAATCTTGATGGCCCCATGCTGCGTGGTGAGAAGAACCAGCAGGCTCTGGGGCAGCTGGCTTCAATTCCCAACATGCACCTGCTTGCCTCCATAGATCACATCAATGCCCCTCTTG TTTGGGACCACTCAAAGATGAGCTTGTTTAACTGGCTCTGGTATGAGACGACTTCGTTCCTGCCGTACACGGAGGAGACGTCATACGAGAACTCTCTTCTGGTGCAGCAAACGGGCGCACTGGCCCTCAGTTCGCTCACACACGTCCTGCGCAGTCTCACACCAAATGCCAG AGGGATCTTCAGGCTGCTGGCTGAGTTTCAGCTGGAGAATAAAGACAACCCTTCATATACAG GTCTGTCTTTCCAAGACTTTTACCAGCGCTGTCGTGAGGCCTTCCTGGTGAACAGTGACATCACACTGAGAACGCAGCTCACGGAGTTCAGAGACCACAAGCTCATCCGTACCAAGAAG GGTGCTGATGGAGTGGAGTACCTTCTGATCCCTGTGGATGCAGGAACTCTCACAGACTTCCTAGAGAAAGAGGATGTAGAGTAA